A single window of Nicotiana sylvestris chromosome 3, ASM39365v2, whole genome shotgun sequence DNA harbors:
- the LOC138887835 gene encoding uncharacterized protein, translated as MTGIPPEVMTYKLNEDPTYPLVKQKKRKQRSFKNQVIQDEVLADFVADFSPGMVAEAEKELQVFNGSNPGTWTLFTDGSSNIKGAGLGIVLIPPTGKTINTNNEAEYEAVIAVLELARELGIEQVIIKSDSQLVVNQMQGTYITREVRMQQYLEKARDLIRQIQSWKIVQIPRKENVEADALANLASTAEVTNKENASVIHLFHLAFDQDKNEVNFNNLIWDWRNEIVNFLQYEILPEDKKKAQALERKVARYCLDRSNLYRKIFGCPLGECLGPSQTEYVMREVYERHCENHVGGRSLVQTLIRAGYYWQKMEEEA; from the exons atgacaggtataccaccggaggtgatgacctATAAGCTGAATGAAGATCCAACATATCCACTTGTTAAACAGAAGAAAAGGAAGCAAAGATccttcaaaaatcaggtgattcaagatgag GTTTTAGCAGATTTCGTGGCAGATTTTAGCCCAGGGATGGtagcagaagcagaaaaagagCTGCAAGTATTTAACGGGTCTAATCCAGGTACTTGGACTCTATTTACCGATGGCTCCTCGAATATTAAAGGAGCAGGTTTAGGCATTGTTCTGATCCCACCTACaggaaaaactataaatactaataatgaagcagaatatgaagctgtgattgcagttttagaattggcacgagagctcGGAATAGAGCAGGTTATAATCAAAAGTGACTCGCAGCTCGTGGTTAATCAAATGCAGGGAACTTATATAACTAGAGAGGTGAGGATGCAACAATATTTGGAAAAGGCACGAGATTTGATCAGGCAAATCCAATCTTGGAAAATAGTGCAGATACCCAGGAAAGAAAATGTCGAAGCAGACGCGttagctaatcttgcatctaCTGCAGAAGTGACCAATAAAGAAAATGCTTCtgtaatacatttgtttcatttGGCATTCGACCaagataaaaacgaggtaaattttaataatttaatatgggattggagaaatgagaTTGTCAATTTTTTGCAGTATGAAATTctacctgaagataagaaaaaagctcaGGCACTTGAACGAAAAGTTGCCCGTTATTGTCTGGATCGAAGCAATTTATATCGAAAAATTTTCGGTTGTCCTTTAGGAGAGTGTCTCGGACCTTCTCAAACAgagtatgtgatgagagaagtataTGAAAGACATTGTGAAAATCACGTAGGAGGAAGATCCTTAGTACAAACTCTAATTAGGGCGGGGTATTACTGGCAaaaaatggaagaagaggcataa
- the LOC104238909 gene encoding uncharacterized protein → MRSNPNIINPDFWCEFHNDHGHKTADCRLLQGEVEHLLKQGYLTNLFSEKGKQAYMKNRQEPPKPPSQKRTVNVISVGEVVNGVIYKVAKKVSKIIVTHGKRVRQVLGEDNITFDDADVDGVLIPHNDALVISLLVHDTNVKRVLIDPDSSVNIILLRVVNKMEANEKLVPKARTLSGFDNSSIVTKREIVLTIFVEGVVKDTKFQLIDMDMACNMILGRPWIYEMDVVLSTLHQVIKFHSQWGIRQIYSDKHASQSINSVADSSVKNDVADEK, encoded by the coding sequence atgagaTCGAACCCAAACATAATAAACCCCGATTTCTGGTGCGAGTTTCACAATGATCACGGTCACAAAACAGCAGATTGCAGACTGTTACAAGGTGAAGTAGAGCacttattaaaacaaggatactTAACCAATTTGTTTAGTGAGAAGGGTAAGcaagcatatatgaagaatagacAGGAGCCACCAAAACCTCCATCACAAAAAAGAACGGTTAATGTCATAAGCGTAGGGGAGGTGGTCAATGGCGTAATATATAAGGTTGCAAAGAAGGTGTCAAAAATCATAGTCACCCATGGGAAGCGAGTTCGCCAAGTTTTGGGAGAAGATAATAtaacatttgatgatgcagacgTAGATGGCGTGTTGATCccacacaatgatgcactggtaatatctttacttgtacatgatactaatgtgaaacgagttttgattgatccagatAGCTCTGTAAATATCATTCTTTTAAGAGTGGTAAACAAGATGGAAGCTAATGAAAAATTGGTACCCAAAGCACGTACCTTGTCTGGATTTGACAACTCGAGCATTGTTACAAAAAGGGAGATAGTGCTCACCATATTCGTAGAAGGAGTAGTCAAAGATACGAAATTTCAACTGATAGATATGGACATGGCGTGCAATATgatcctcggcagaccttggatttaTGAGATGGATGTTGTTCTATCTACCTTACATCAGGTTATCAAGTTCCATTCGCAATGGGGAATAAGACAAATCTATAGTGATAAACATGCTTCTCAAAGCATTAACTCAGTGGCAGATTCAAGCGTAAAAAATGATGTTGCAgatgaaaaatag
- the LOC138887836 gene encoding uncharacterized protein encodes MVEEAQLQTEEISEDGSAKVPESTEVEDVSRRDEQLGGVPEGSDSEALRKGENAPSPSLKAIDIAFYKSRAELNRSEDGLKRITEERDALKLFSGQKEEIKDLQAELAKAQKEQTDLIEQVEHKAEKIEQLHEEAKMKEAETLGWKQNMDRLASEKDTARAQLSLSERQLQSMKEKSLARAKKIEELGTRLAVELAKPTFEAGRIKAESEAMVAVYRADAEVAQV; translated from the exons ATGGTTGAGGAGGCTCAGCTTCAGACCGAGGAGATCTCGGAAGATGGTTCGGCCAAAGTCCCCGAGTCAACAGAGGTTGAAGATGTCTCCCGTCGTGACGAACAATTGGGGGGTGTGCCTGAAGGGTCCGATTCTGAGGCCCTCCGAAAAGGAGAGAATGCCCCAAGTCCCTCGCTTAAGGCAATCGATATTG CATTTTATAAATCTCGGGCCGAGCTGAACCGAAGTGAAGACGGTCTCAAAAGGATCACAGAGGAGAGAGATGCCCTCAAACTCTTCAGTGGGCAAAAAGAAGAGATCAAGGACCTCCAAGCTGAATTGGCCAAAGCTCAGAAAGAGCAGACTGACCTGATCGAACAG GTTGAGCATAAGGCCGAAAAGATCGAGCAGCTTCACGAAGAGGCCAAGATGAAGGAGGCAGAGACTTTAGGGTGGAAGCAGAACATGGACCGCCTCGCCTCGGAGAAAGATACTGCTCGAGCCCAACTATCTTTATCTGAGCGTCAACTCCAAAGCATGAAGGAGAAGAGCTTGGCCCgagccaagaaaattgaggagctcgGGACTCGATTGGCCGTTGAGCTTGCAAAGCCAACATTTGAGGCAGGAAGAATAAAGGCTGAATCTGAGGCGATGGTGGCCGTCTATCGAGCTGATGCTGAAGTTGCTCAAGTTTGA